CAACACCGGAGCCACAAATAAAGCAATTTGCAAGCTAGAACCGACCGCCACTGATACCGAAAGATCCATTTTGTTTTTCATGGCCACGGTCACAGCCGTTGCATGTTCTGCGGCATTACCGACAATGGGTAATAAAATCACTCCTGTAAAGAGGGAAGTCAACCCCAGGCGAGTTGTAGCGACTTCTAGAGTGTCCACTAGCAACTCTGATTCCACAGCAACGAGAAGCGTGGCACCTAACAAGACTCCGATCCACAAGGGTAAATTGACTTTATGCTCAGAGCCATCCGGGGCCAAGTTTGCCTCGGCAAGTTCTTCGGGGGCCAGTTCTGCCAGTCCTACATCGTAGAGATAGGTGTGGGTCCGCATGGAGAACAAGAGAGTCAGGCCATAAACCACGATTAAAACTAGAGCTACAGCGATCGATAGCTTCTGAATAGTGATGGGGCTGATCCCGGTTGAGGTGACATTCACTGCGGTGGGTAGCAGCAGAGCAATCACGGCCAGGTTCATCGAAGACGCGTTTACCCGCGCCACAATAGGTTGAAATTCCTGCTCTTTGTAACGCAACCCACCCAGCAGCATCGAGAGGCCCATCACGAGGAGTAAGTTGCCAATGATCGACCCCGTAATGCTGGCTTTGACAACATCAATCAATCCTGCTCGCAAGGCGACTAAAGCAATAATCAGTTCGGTAGCATTGCCAAAGGTAGCATTGAGCAACCCACCCAAAGAAGGCCCAGCCACAACCGCAATTTCTTCGGTAGCGGTGCCCATCCAAGCGGCTAGGGGTAGAATTGCTAACCCAGCGGTGATAAAAACCACTAGCGATCCCCAGTCCAACAAATGAGCGGCGATCGAAATGGGCACAAAGATCAGTAATCCAGTAAAAACTATGTCTTTAATTGTCATTAAGGTTGAACGCTATAGATTTGCAGTTAGGTGAACGAATCCCGACTCTAGAATACCCAACACCGCACCGGGTGCTAATTTCGGCTCACTATCTTCCCAAAAGCCACTATTCCAAGCCCAAATTAAGTAACAAAACCTTGCTTTTGGTGTTTTACGCGCAATTCTTGTTGTGAATCCTTAACTGACTGTTAAATTTATCTGGCCTTTACGGTTCAATCGGGCTATGTTACCCAGCAATGTTTTGCTAGCTTTCGCGCCTTGCATCGCCGTCTGGTCTTTGATCCCCGAAAAGCCTAATTCTCAAGGCTCAGTTTCAGGACGCTTAGATTGTGCTTTTAGTCAGATTGTTTAGTCGTTTACTCTTAGATAGAGTGCTACCTGAATCTTCAAACAGCCTTGGTGCGATCGCAGCTTACCTGTCGTTCTCTGTGCGTTACCTTCTCCAGAAACCACTGGTCAAGCCAAGCTGACGCCCATTAATTATTCCTTTCACATCTCACAAGATCACATCTCACAAGGCTTGTTGCTATTGCTAACTCCTGCCATAACACCGTGGTTCCGTGGTGGCTAGGTAAGTTATTTCTGTCTCGCTCCCTTCTTTATTTGGATAGACCTAAGATGACTTCACACTCCGATGCTTTCACCTCAGAGCATGAGGAATCTGGGCTGATAGATTTAGCTGAGTTCTCACCATCTCGTAAGGGTGAAGCCACCCATTCTGGCTCCATCACTACTCAGGTGTCTCCTGGAAATGATCCCCTGCAAACGGCATTGGGAGTCTACGTGACAGTCCATGGTCATTTTTACCAGCCGCCCAGAGAAAATCCTTACCTAGATGCGATCGAGCGGCAACCTAGTGCAGGGCCGTTTCACGACTGGAATGAGCGGATTCATCATGAATGCTACCGTCCCAATGCCTTTGCCAGAGTGCTAAATGACCAAGGTGAAGTAACTGGGATCATTAACAACTACGAGTATTTGAGTTTTAACATTGGCCCCACGTTGATGAACTGGATAGAGCGTCATGACGTGGAGGTGTATCAACGGATTGTGGAAGCAGACCGCAAAAGTTGCGATCGCCTGAATGGTCACGGCAATGCGATTGCTCAGGTCTATAACCACATCATCATGCCCTTGGCGAATGAGCGAGACAAATACACCCAAATTCGGTGGGGCAAAGCAGATTTTCGTTCTCACTTCGGTCGTGATCCCGAAGGCATGTGGCTGGCAGAAGCAGCAGTAGATTACCCAACTGTTGAGGCTTTGATTGCCGAAGGGATTCGCTTCATTGTGTTGGCTCCTTCCCAAGCAGAACGTTGCCGCCCCTTCCCGCGTGAACATCAACCGCACCCACAATGGCATGAAGTGGGAGGCGGTCAGATTGATCCCACCCGTCCCTATCGCTGCTTCTTACCGGGGGGCAATCCCAATTACGATTACATCGACATCTTCTTTTACGACGGTCCCATCTCACGGGATATGGGCTTTAGTGATGTCCTCTACAACTCCAATCATTTTGTGGGGCGGATTGGTCAAGCCGTACGCGGGGATCAACGGCCTGCTCAAGTCCTTTCGGTTGCGACCGATGGCGAAACCTTCGGCCACCACAAAGGCGGCACAGAGAAAACCCTGGCCTATGCCTTCCTGAAAGAATTCGCAAATCGTGGTTGGACTGTCACTAACTTTGCTCACTACCTCAGTATTAATCCCCCGACTTGGGAAGTAGAACTCAAGCCTGTGACTGCTTGGAGCTGTGCCCACGGGGTCGATCGCTGGCAAGACGACTGTGGCTGTGGTGGTGAAGGCGGGGTTTGGCACCAGAAATGGCGGCGACCTTTGCGAGATGCTTTGGATTGGCTGCGGGAGCAGTTAATCAAGGTCTACGAGGACAGCGGCAAAAAGTTTTTCCGTGACCCCTGGCTTGCCAGAGATGAATACATTCAGGTGATGCGCGATCGCAGTGCCAGCAATATTGAGCGCTTCATGATCCGCCATCGCACCCGCAAGCTAAGCGCTGCCGACCAAGTGGATGCCCTGCGCCTGTTAGAAATGCAGCGTCATGCTCTTCTGATGTATACCAGTTGCGGCTGGTTTTTTGAAGAGTTGTCCCGACCGGAAGGAGTGCAAATTCTTCGCTATGCGGCACGGGCACTAGAGTTGGCAGGTGACGTGGCAGGCGTGCAGTTAGAGAAGGGATTTATCAAGCGCTTAGGCACAGCGCCTAGCAATATTGAATATTTCCGGCATGGATCTGGGGTGTACCGCCATTTGGTGACAACTGCGCAAATTACGCTAGAGCAGGTGGCAGCCCACTATGCCATTAGTTCTTTATTCACCACTTACCCCTCAGAGCACCGAGTTTACTGCTACACCGCTCATCAACTCGACTACCAATTGCAGCGCATGGGATCGCTGACTTTGGCCGTTGGGCAGGTACAGCTCGTTTCTGAAATCACATGGGAAAGCACTCACCTGACCTTTGCGGTGCTGCATCTAGGCGGATGGGACTTCCACTGCTGCATTCAAAACTTTTCGGGACGGCGGGACTACAGTCGACTCAAAGACAGTTTGTTCGGCGCTTTAAAGCAGGCCAGCGCTGCCCAGACTATTTTGGCGATGAATCGCATTTTTGGGGATCAGTCCTACAACTTACAGAACCTGTTTGAGGAAGAACGCCACCGGATTATGCAGTTGCTGACCCAAGAAACTCTGCTCCGTCTGGATCAGCTCTACACGCAGGTTTACCGAGATAACTACGGCGTATTGATGGCCTTCCATCGAGACAAATTGCAGGTACCGCAAGAATTGCAAGTTGCCGCAGAGATTGCCTTGACGAACCGAGCGATCGCCGCCTTGCAAGCTCTAGAGCAGGAAATGAGCGATCCTACGACTGCACCACCCCCTTGCCTCGGCCACATCGCTGAGCTAGAAGCGATCGCGACTGAAGCGAACCATTTGCACTGCCACTTGAACCTGACCGCAGGCAAAGAAATTCTGGAGCGCTTAATCTTGCGATCGCTCTGGAGTATGCTGCACAACTTCACTCCAGAAGCGATCGCAGATGAGATGAAGCAACTACAACGCTTGCTAACAACTGGGAAGCAACTGAAACTGGCCCTCTCAATTGACCGGGCTCAAGAGCTTTATTTCTCATTTTTGCAAAGTCACATTTTGCCTGTCTGTGTCGATTTACTACAGCGACAGGCTCAGGGGCAGAGCGGAGATAAACTTCAGTTCCATCTCAAAGATTCTGCAACCCCTATTAACTTAAATGGCCTACAGCAACTACTCCAACTCGGCCCCGTTCTACTGGTAGATACCAGCGATTGGCTAGTTCAGTTAGCAGCCATAGTTAGTTAATTACTGGTTGGCAAGCTGAGGGCAAAACTATGGGGCAGTCCTTTGGGATTGCCTCAGCGAGTGGCTAAAGATAAATAAAGTCAGGGCGCTCTAAAAATTCGGTAGGAAGCTCACTCCTTGTGCCCTCTTCCATGTTCTTGAACAGAATTGTAAAGGCTCCTGCCCCTAAACCTGAATGGGGCCACATGCGATAGCAGGGAATGTCTGTTAAGTGGGACTGTGCCGCAACCAAATGGGGGACGACCAAAGCTTGAAACTGAGGAAATTTAGCTAAAAACCACTCACTCACCTGCTCATTTTCCTCGGGTGAATAAGCACAAGTCATATAAGCTAAATAGCCTTGAGGCGCGACCAACTTTGCTGAGTTTGCCAGAATTCGTTTTTGTCGATTGGCATTTTTATTAATCAAAATTGGATGGAAGCAACCTGGGGCTTTACTGCCTTTTGCCAATAAAGACTGACCTGTACAAGGAGCATCTACCAAGACTAGTTGAGCAGTATTAGGAATTAGCTCAGCCAGCACTTGCGAATCTAAACTAAGGGCGATCGCAGGGCTAATATGGCAGCGTTTTAGATTAGAAATCAAAGCTCCCTTGCGCTTCCCAATCACCTCATTACTAATCAGCAACCGAGGTTGTAGTGTGGTCCAAGCAAAGACACTCTTACCTCCCGGTGAGGCACACATATCCAAAATCAGATCAACAGGTTGCTCGATGGTCAATAAAGTGGAAGCAGCAAAAATTGAAGAAAAATCTAGGCAATAGAAGTTCCCGGCATCGTGGAGAGGATGCTTGCCTGGCTTTTCATCTAAGACCAGTCGTTCAATAAAATTTGGTTGCCAAAGCGTCGGTGGCGCTAATTTAAATGGTGATATCTCAGGCTGTGCTTGACACCACAAAATAGCTGGATTGAAGGGCTGAGGATTTACCAAAGCATTGATAAATTTCTCTTGATAAACTTCATCTTTGAATAAGCGCTGGCTAAATTTAACCAACAGATTAGAAGGCTTTTCCATAACACCCTATATAGCCAAATCACTATAGCTAAATCAATAAGAGGAAGCGCAACTTTAGAGGTAGATTGTGAATGGTAACGTCTGAGGTCATTAAGTGGCAGTAGTAGCGATAGGCGTTGTTTGAGAAGTGATCAACCAATCCTGAGTTTTTTCCATTAACAGCGTGGCGCTAGTGGCTGGGGAAGCATCGGCAATGTCTATCGAATGAATCGGGACACCTCGCCGTTGCAAATCATGGGTATAGGTTTTGTCGTAATAGTCCAAAACTAAATCAATTGCAGTAGTCAAGTCACCTTGATGAATCGCTTCGACGGCTTGTTGAGTCCGCAAGCCACCTAGCTTTTTTCGTAAACGTTCCGTGGCTTCTATGAGTTGTTCTGGTTTGACCGAACCATAGACCTGGCGCAAAATCTCAATTCGTTTAGGGCGCGATCGCAGAATTTGCAACACAGGGGCCTGGAGCATTTGCTGAAAGATTTCGTCTGGAATCCGACACAGCCCAATCCGCCGACTTTCCGCCTCAATCCACACAGGCCGTTGGTGATTAAATTGGCTCCAAACCAAAGCAATGTGATTCTCAAATTGCTCGGTCGTGGGTTGAGCGGGTAACCCCAAACTGCCGTAGCTACTGCCTCGATGGTTCGCTAAGTCTTCTAAGTCCAGAACTTGCTCTCCCTGTTCTGCCAGGGCCGCTAAGATTTCTGTTTTGCCAGTGCCTGTCATCCCTCCCAAAATTGCCAAAGTTTTTGGAGTAGCCAAGGTGGAGCGCACCCAATGACGAAAGTTTTTGTAG
This DNA window, taken from Trichocoleus sp. FACHB-46, encodes the following:
- the cax gene encoding calcium/proton exchanger — encoded protein: MTIKDIVFTGLLIFVPISIAAHLLDWGSLVVFITAGLAILPLAAWMGTATEEIAVVAGPSLGGLLNATFGNATELIIALVALRAGLIDVVKASITGSIIGNLLLVMGLSMLLGGLRYKEQEFQPIVARVNASSMNLAVIALLLPTAVNVTSTGISPITIQKLSIAVALVLIVVYGLTLLFSMRTHTYLYDVGLAELAPEELAEANLAPDGSEHKVNLPLWIGVLLGATLLVAVESELLVDTLEVATTRLGLTSLFTGVILLPIVGNAAEHATAVTVAMKNKMDLSVSVAVGSSLQIALFVAPVLVLAGWLMDQPMDLNFNPFELVAVAVAVLIANSISSDGRSNWLEGTLLLAAYLVLGFAFYFHPVVEGLI
- a CDS encoding DUF3536 domain-containing protein, with protein sequence MTSHSDAFTSEHEESGLIDLAEFSPSRKGEATHSGSITTQVSPGNDPLQTALGVYVTVHGHFYQPPRENPYLDAIERQPSAGPFHDWNERIHHECYRPNAFARVLNDQGEVTGIINNYEYLSFNIGPTLMNWIERHDVEVYQRIVEADRKSCDRLNGHGNAIAQVYNHIIMPLANERDKYTQIRWGKADFRSHFGRDPEGMWLAEAAVDYPTVEALIAEGIRFIVLAPSQAERCRPFPREHQPHPQWHEVGGGQIDPTRPYRCFLPGGNPNYDYIDIFFYDGPISRDMGFSDVLYNSNHFVGRIGQAVRGDQRPAQVLSVATDGETFGHHKGGTEKTLAYAFLKEFANRGWTVTNFAHYLSINPPTWEVELKPVTAWSCAHGVDRWQDDCGCGGEGGVWHQKWRRPLRDALDWLREQLIKVYEDSGKKFFRDPWLARDEYIQVMRDRSASNIERFMIRHRTRKLSAADQVDALRLLEMQRHALLMYTSCGWFFEELSRPEGVQILRYAARALELAGDVAGVQLEKGFIKRLGTAPSNIEYFRHGSGVYRHLVTTAQITLEQVAAHYAISSLFTTYPSEHRVYCYTAHQLDYQLQRMGSLTLAVGQVQLVSEITWESTHLTFAVLHLGGWDFHCCIQNFSGRRDYSRLKDSLFGALKQASAAQTILAMNRIFGDQSYNLQNLFEEERHRIMQLLTQETLLRLDQLYTQVYRDNYGVLMAFHRDKLQVPQELQVAAEIALTNRAIAALQALEQEMSDPTTAPPPCLGHIAELEAIATEANHLHCHLNLTAGKEILERLILRSLWSMLHNFTPEAIADEMKQLQRLLTTGKQLKLALSIDRAQELYFSFLQSHILPVCVDLLQRQAQGQSGDKLQFHLKDSATPINLNGLQQLLQLGPVLLVDTSDWLVQLAAIVS
- a CDS encoding RsmB/NOP family class I SAM-dependent RNA methyltransferase; translation: MEKPSNLLVKFSQRLFKDEVYQEKFINALVNPQPFNPAILWCQAQPEISPFKLAPPTLWQPNFIERLVLDEKPGKHPLHDAGNFYCLDFSSIFAASTLLTIEQPVDLILDMCASPGGKSVFAWTTLQPRLLISNEVIGKRKGALISNLKRCHISPAIALSLDSQVLAELIPNTAQLVLVDAPCTGQSLLAKGSKAPGCFHPILINKNANRQKRILANSAKLVAPQGYLAYMTCAYSPEENEQVSEWFLAKFPQFQALVVPHLVAAQSHLTDIPCYRMWPHSGLGAGAFTILFKNMEEGTRSELPTEFLERPDFIYL
- the mnmH gene encoding tRNA 2-selenouridine(34) synthase MnmH, with the protein product MRQVVDVAEFLHCPGLILDVRSPGEFFQGHIPGAQSFPLFSNDERAEVGTCYKRQGQETAIELGLAIVGPKLAGFVTQAKALAPDRRVRLHCWRGGMRSNSMTWLLETAGFQVTLLRGGYKNFRHWVRSTLATPKTLAILGGMTGTGKTEILAALAEQGEQVLDLEDLANHRGSSYGSLGLPAQPTTEQFENHIALVWSQFNHQRPVWIEAESRRIGLCRIPDEIFQQMLQAPVLQILRSRPKRIEILRQVYGSVKPEQLIEATERLRKKLGGLRTQQAVEAIHQGDLTTAIDLVLDYYDKTYTHDLQRRGVPIHSIDIADASPATSATLLMEKTQDWLITSQTTPIATTAT